One region of Anoplopoma fimbria isolate UVic2021 breed Golden Eagle Sablefish chromosome 10, Afim_UVic_2022, whole genome shotgun sequence genomic DNA includes:
- the LOC129096971 gene encoding putative uncharacterized protein DDB_G0283431 produces the protein NHTSNNNNNNSSNNNTSSNNNTSSNNNTSSNNNTSSNNNTSSNNHTSCNNNTSSNNNTSSNNNTSSNNNTSSNNNTAATT, from the coding sequence aaccacaccagcaacaacaacaacaacaacagcagcaacaacaacaccagcagcaacaacaacaccagcagcaacaacaacaccagcagcaacaacaacaccagcagcaacaacaacaccagcagcaacaaccacaccagctgcaacaacaacaccagcagcaacaacaacaccagcagcaacaacaacaccagcagcaacaacaacaccagcagcaacaacaacacagcagcaacaaca
- the LOC129096967 gene encoding LOW QUALITY PROTEIN: putative cyclin-dependent serine/threonine-protein kinase DDB_G0272797/DDB_G0274007 (The sequence of the model RefSeq protein was modified relative to this genomic sequence to represent the inferred CDS: deleted 3 bases in 2 codons; substituted 1 base at 1 genomic stop codon), translated as QQQHQQQQQPANTTQQQQQHTQQQQQQPHHRQQQHQRQQQHQQQRQSQPTATTTPAANNTAATTTSQQQQQQHQLQQQQQLQQPHQLQQPHQQQQHHQQQQQHQQQQHQLQQQHQLQQQHSSNNNTSSNNNQHQLQQPHQLQQPMXQQQQHQQQQQHQHSKQQHQQQQQHQQQQQPHQLQQQHQQQQQPQQQQHQQQQQPNNNNNNTSAATTHQQQQQHQLQQQQQPHQQQQQHQQQQHQQQPHQLQQQH; from the exons caacaacaacaccagcagcaacaacaaccagccaacacaacacagcagcaacaacaacacacacagcaacaacaa caacaaCCACACCAtcggcaacaacaacaccagcggcaacaacaacaccagcagcaacgaCAATCACAACCaactgcaacaaccacaccagctgca aacaacacagcagcaacaacaacatcacaacagcagcaacaacaacaccagctgcaacaacaacagcagctgcaacaaccacaccagctgcaacaaccacaccagcagcaacaacatcaccagcagcaacaacaacaccagcaacaacaacaccagctgcaacaacaacaccagctgcaacaacaacacagcagcaacaacaacaccagcagcaacaacaaccaacaccagctgcaacaaccacaccagctgcaacaaccaatgtagcagcaacaacaacaccagcagcaacaacaacaccagc acagcaaacaacaacaccagcagcaacaacaacaccagcagcaacaacaaccacaccagctgcaacaacaacaccagcagcaacaacaacca cagcaacaacaacaccagcagcaacaacaacccaacaacaacaacaacaacacatcagcagcaacaacacaccagcagcaacaacaacaccagctgcaacaacaacaacaaccacaccagcagcaacaacaacaccagcaacaacaacaccagcaacaaccacaccagctgcaacaacaacac